One Rhinopithecus roxellana isolate Shanxi Qingling chromosome 7, ASM756505v1, whole genome shotgun sequence DNA segment encodes these proteins:
- the LOC104664213 gene encoding nuclear RNA export factor 2-like, producing the protein MLYFSVYGVLKEEHSDGSSSPQGENKGGDSSQGNFGKENFHDEHDGNPSTLQPNSRSVKCHSEYQDRIPPEREVEKNTQNGDLGTWFKVTIPYGIKYDKTWIVNSIQSHCNVPFTPVAFHYNKNQAHFFVQDASAACALKKVNCKIHDEKNQKVFVFVNLSTKPQSMQKMLKPKEMAQLKLTLNKRYDVSQQALDLQRLRFDPDLVKHHIDIILNRRNCMAATLKIIERNFPELLSLNLCDNKLDQLDGLPDIIEKAPKVKTLNLSKNKLKSAWELGKVKGLKLEELWLEGNPLCSTFSDQSAYVSTIREYFPKLLRLDGQELGSPVIIGMEAPEIIKPCKESYKGSETIKSLVIQFLLQYYLIYDSEDRKGLLSVYHDKACFSLTITLNPEDPEPSSLEKYFKDSRNIKNIKDPRLRLQLLKHTKHEIVDSLSVLPRTQHDLNSYVVDLCIQTERMLFFSVNGVFKEVEGESPGSVLAFTRTFILTSISNSNLYIVNDKLIVRNASMKETQSAFSIPMPAPSSSSLPTLSQEQQEMVETVSMESGMKLEQSQKCLQDSE; encoded by the exons ATGCTGTACTTTTCTGTCTATGGTGTGTTGAAAG AAG AACACAGTGATGGTAGCAGCTCTCCTCAAGGAGAAAATAAAGGTGGAGATTCTTCCCAGGGGAATTTTGGAAAGGAGAACTTTCATGATGAACATGATGG CAACCCCTCTACCTTACAACCCAATAGTAGGAGTGTGAAATGCCATAGTGAATACCAAGATAGAATTCCGCCAGAGAGAGAAGTGGAGAAGAACACACAGAATGGAGACCTGGGGACCTGGTTCAAGGTCACA ATTCCCTATGGGATAAAGTATGATAAGACTTGGATAGTGAATTCAATCCAGAGCCATTGCAATGTCCCCTTCACTCCAGTCGCT TTCCACTACAACAAAAATCAGGCCCACTTCTTTGTTCAGGATGCTAGTGCTGCCTGTGCATTAAAGAAAGTCAACTGCAAGATTCATGATGAGAAAAACCAAAAG GTATTTGTTTTTGTCAATCTTTCTACTAAACCCCAGTCTATGCAGAAAATGTTGAAACCAAAAGAGATGGCACAGCTAAAG CTGACCCTGAACAAACGATATGATGTCTCCCAGCAAGCTCTTGATCTCCAGAGGCTCCGCTTTGACCCAG ACTTGGTGAAACATCATATTGATATAATCCTGAATCGAAGAAACTGCATGGCTGCCACTTTGAAGATCATTGAAAGGAATTTCCCTGAG CTATTATCTTTGAACTTGTGTGACAACAAACTGGACCAGCTGGATGGCCTGCCTGACATTATAGAGAAGGCTCCCAAAGTCAAGACCCTGAACCTCTCCAAAAATAAG CTGAAGTCAGCGTGGGAGTTGGGCAAGGTGAAAGGGCTGAAGCTCGAAGAGCTATGGCTAGAAGGGAACCCCTTGTGCAGCACCTTCTCGGACCAGTCCGCCTATGTAAG TACCATCCGGGAATATTTCCCCAAGTTGTTACGCCTG GATGGCCAGGAGTTAGGATCTCCAGTTATAATTGGCATGGAAGCCCCTGAGATAATAAAACCTTGTAAG GAAAGCTATAAAGGATCTGAGACCATAAAGAGTCTGGTAATTCAGTTCCTGCTTCA GTATTACTTGATCTATGACTCTGAAGATCGAAAGGGTCTCCTCAGTGTTTACCATGACAAGGCCTGCTTCTCCCTGACCATTACCCTCAACCCTGAGGACCCAGAACC GAGCAGCTTGGAAAAATACTTCAAGGATAGCAGGAATATAAAGAATATCAAGGACCCTC GCCTGAGGCTTCAGTTGCTGAAGCACACAAAACATGAGATTGTGGACTCCCTCAGTGTATTGCCCAGAACTCAGCATGACCTTAACTCCTATGTGGTAGATTTGTGCATCCAGACG gAAAGGATGCTCTTCTTTTCTGTCAATGGAGTATTTAAGGAAG tggAAGGAGAGTCTCCAGGTTCTGTTCTTGCCTTCACCCGAACTTTCATCTTGACTTCTATCAGCAATTCCAA TCTGTATATTGTGAATGACAAGCTGATTGTGAGGAATGCCAGCATGAAGGAGACCCAGAGTGCCTTCTCCATCCCAATGCCTGCACCCTCCTCCAGCTCCTTGCCTACCCTCTCCCAGGAGCAGCAGGAAATGGTGGAGACTGTCTCCATGGAGTCTGGGATGAAACTTGAGCAGTCTCAGAA GTGCCTTCAGGACAGTGAGTAG